In Mytilus edulis chromosome 7, xbMytEdul2.2, whole genome shotgun sequence, a single genomic region encodes these proteins:
- the LOC139481979 gene encoding uncharacterized protein: MSTVDTQHTLTIKNTTESDSGDYNVQVGKFSKKIQLNITELQMEISKDERNTYMEAIESGKEIRQYVRVQVIGKDRVGKTSLVRRLLYLEDGKYDGKSTDGIEFNRKCQIRRNDGAWFVGEVDTQKEMMRRIGLAVDMKQAKTVTHLVEDTETTQNKQIPIASTKDIFQETENKLTDQEPLLSRQKNRETETLNVVPTIYDDTTFAGNTPAVTTNNEDENELSKDDKMMSQTHIDLKNAELTDDHVITADQITDLVIKKMDEIISSSKMDKEKKESGDLVECGIWDFAGQKDYYATHQTFFTPYAIYLLVVDIEDDIKPITHDEDDCTCIGDYVDFWFDSVHCFCKDHSADKLSPPVLMVCTGTDKFEKVKDRQTKYEDKFLDTVGKQTKFNHRRGIYFLSNTHFKKEDIDEINRLRKHISNIAFEMNYFAEKLPTKWIQLETVLEVLKEDSPIHVYSWDNLLKISHKHLVEEAELLAFLNYQHKIGNIIFFDDIREYIILRPEWLVKCFRCLVCDGNIEKRNYNLISPTTWNQLKISGELPETLIDQLFQKEPELKFADHKTHLLNVMEKFDIVITPQFKDTSTNKCMKSDSYYLPCMIENSSSYKSILDTFIPKISDVSITPWLVFEFEFLPLAYFNHILFYYIRKYEVCKVKALYRGKAVFYLDELSKFIICFSRNAVSVQIWRWDVLEDNVYQTVLNELCDIIETIQGKLRHTISYSIKVKCKTGDFSKSEDRIPLKDVNDREVYFCDEHCIPHSMDDIRNSWLKHHDRYYKKPDQKGLVLIVDLLSNAIEYWRQDYDEDLQNLSNFFREELKYQVKFKGKSMTKTELQNYFMEIDRTYLEKNSRDYHSFICVIVGYEVEVGIQTTDIPITIEEIHQIFKSKPGGKFNG, from the exons ATGTCTACGGTCGATACACAACACACACTTACAATAAAGAACACCACAGAAAGTGACAGTGGAGACTATAATGTGCAAGTTGGAAAATTTTCCAAGAAAATACAACTCAATATTACAG AACTTCAAATGGAGATTAGCAAGGACGAAAGAAACACTTATATGGAGGCAATAGAATCCGGAAAAGAGATCAGACAATATGTAAGAGTTCAGGTCATTGGCAAAGATCGTGTTGGAAAGACAAGTCTTGTGCGTAGACTACTTTATCTAGAAGACGGCAAATATGATGGAAAAAGCACGGATGGAATTGAATTTAATAGAAAATGTCAGATAAGAAGAAATGATGGAGCTTGGTTTGTTGGTGAAG TTGACACACAGAAGGAAATGATGAGACGGATAGGGCTGGCTGTTGATATGAAACAAGCAAAAACAGTTACTCATCTTGTAGAAGATACGGAAACGACCCAAAATAAACAGATACCAATTGCATCTACAAAGGACATTTTTcaggaaacagaaaataaactgactgaCCAGGAACCGCTTCTATCAAGACAAAAGAACAGGGAAACAGAAACGCTAAATGTTGTACCTACAATATATGATGATACAACATTTGCAGGTAATACCCCAGCTGTTACAACCAACAACGAAGATGAAAATGAATTAAGCAAAGATGACAAAATGATGTCACAAAcacatattgatttaaaaaatgcaGAATTAACTGATGATCATGTCATTACTGCTGACCAAATAACGGACTTGGTGATTAAAAAAATGGATGAAATTATATCGAGTTCCAAGATGGATAAAGAAAAAAAGGAATCCGGAGATTTAGTAGAATGTGGTATTTGGGATTTTGCTGGCCAAAAAGACTACTATGCCACACACCAGACATTCTTTACACCATATGCAATATATCTTCTAGTTGTAGATATTGAAGACGATATTAAACCAATCACACATGATGAAGATGATTGTACTTGCATTGGAG ATTACGTTGACTTTTGGTTTGACAGTGTTCATTGTTTTTGTAAAGATCATTCAGCAGACAAACTGAGTCCACCTGTTTTAATGGTTTGTACTGGTACTGACAAGTTTGAAAAg GTTAAAGATAGGCAAACAAAATATGAAGACAAATTTCTTGACACTGttggcaaacaaacaaaattcaatCACAGAAGAGGCATCTACTTTCTTTCTAATACAcactttaaaaaagaagatattgacGAAATCAATAGATTAAGAAAACACATTTCCAACATTGCATTTGAGATGAATTACTTTGCTGAAAAACTTCCGACAAAATGGATTCAACTAGAAACTGTACTTGAAGTATTAAAAGAAGATTCACCAATACATGTTTATTCTTGGGATAATCTGCTGAAAATATCTCATAAACATCTGGTAGAAGAGGCAGAACTCCTTGCTTTCCTTAATTACCAACACAAAATTGGAAACATAATATTTTTCGACGACATCAGAGAATATATCATTCTACGTCCAGAGTGGCTAGTAAAGTGTTTCAGATGTCTTGTATGTGATGGCAACATCGAGAAGAGGAATTATAACTTGATTTCTCCAACTACTTGGAATCAACTGAAGATTTCAGGGGAATTACCAGAAACATTAATCGATCAGTTATTTCAAAAAGAACCCGAATTGAAGTTTGCAGACCATAAAACGCATTTGCTTAATGTCATGGAAAAGTTTGACATTGTAATAACACCTCAATTTAAAGATACCAGCACCAACAAATGCATGAAGTCAGATTCTTACTATTTGCCGTGCATGATTGAAAATTCATCATCATACAAATCTATTTTGGATACATTTATTCCAAAGATTTCTGATGTTTCAATTACACCTTGGTTGGTTTTTGAATTCGAATTTCTTCCTCTTGCCTATTTCAATCACATTTTGTTCTATTATATTAGAAAATATGAAGTTTGTAAAGTAAAAGCTTTATACCGTGGGAAAGCAGTGTTCTATTTAGACGAACTCAGTAAATTTATCATCTGCTTTTCACGTAATGCTGTATCCGTGCAAATATGGAGGTGGGATGTTTTGGAGGATAATGTATATCAGACCGTTTTGAATGAATTGTGTGATATCATTGAAACCATACAAGGAAAATTAAGGCATACTATATCATACAGTATTAAAGTAAAATGTAAAACCGGAGATTTCTCTAAAAGTGAAGATAGAATCCCCCTAAAAGATGTCAATGACAGAGAGGTATATTTTTGTGATGAACATTGTATCCCACACAGCATGGATGATATAAGAAACAGCTGGTTGAAACATCAT GATAGGTATTACAAGAAACCAGACCAAAAAGGACTGGTCTTGATTGTTGACCTCCTGTCCAATGCTATAGAATATTGGAGACAAG ATTATGACGAGGATTTGCAGAATCTTTCAAATTTCTTCAGAGAAGAACTTAAATATCAGGTGAAATTTAAGGGAAAATCCATGACAAAGACTGAGCTACAGAACTATTTCATGGAAATTGACAGAACATACTTGGAAAAGAACTCACGGGATTATCATTCTTTTATCTGTGTTATTGTGGGTTATGAAGTTGAG GTCGGAATTCAGACAACAGATATACCCATCACTATTGAAGAAATACACCAAATATTCAAAAGCAAGCCTGGAGGGAAATTCAATGGCTAG